A portion of the Hymenobacter gelipurpurascens genome contains these proteins:
- a CDS encoding anhydro-N-acetylmuramic acid kinase, which translates to MNQHLARLYKIAQQPSRRIIGLMSGTSLDGLDVALCRLHGHGTNTRLELEQFATVAYDEDVRYRIRQVFARPQVSLEYLTLLNPWLGQLHADMILQCLLKWHISPQEVDLVASHGQTVYHAPQHQHQNPDFPLNATLQIGDGDQVAVRTGIITLSDFRQKHIAAGGEGAPLAAYGDYLLLSSAEEERLLLNLGGIANFTYLPRAGQDASTAFSTDTGPGNTLLDATVRAHRPELAYDEDGRLASLGQVHEGLLNELLGHPFFAATLPKTTGPELFGPAYLQQAQERTGTTGLGLEDTLATLTELSAHGVAQAAKQVFGSKPALAVYASGGGAHNPALQSALRRHLPACRFATTDVLGVLPDAKEAILFALLANEAVAGQPVSIGAGRQRVPAVSMGKISFPG; encoded by the coding sequence ATGAACCAGCACCTCGCCCGCTTGTATAAAATTGCTCAGCAGCCAAGTCGGCGCATTATTGGGCTCATGTCTGGCACTTCCCTGGATGGGCTGGATGTGGCGCTGTGCCGCCTGCATGGGCACGGCACCAATACGCGGCTGGAGCTAGAGCAGTTTGCGACAGTGGCCTACGATGAAGATGTGCGCTACCGCATTCGGCAGGTGTTTGCGCGGCCGCAGGTGAGCCTGGAATACCTGACGCTGCTGAACCCGTGGCTAGGCCAGTTGCACGCCGATATGATTCTGCAATGCCTGCTAAAGTGGCATATTTCCCCGCAGGAAGTAGACCTGGTAGCCAGTCACGGCCAAACGGTGTACCACGCGCCCCAGCATCAGCACCAGAACCCTGACTTTCCGTTGAATGCCACCCTGCAAATCGGCGACGGAGACCAGGTGGCGGTGCGCACCGGCATCATTACGCTCAGCGACTTTCGGCAGAAGCACATTGCCGCTGGCGGTGAAGGGGCCCCGCTGGCCGCTTACGGCGACTACCTTCTCCTCAGCAGCGCCGAGGAAGAACGCCTGTTGCTCAACCTCGGCGGTATTGCCAACTTCACCTACCTGCCCCGCGCTGGCCAGGATGCCAGCACCGCCTTCAGCACCGATACGGGCCCCGGCAATACCCTGCTTGATGCCACCGTGCGTGCCCACCGTCCCGAACTGGCCTACGATGAGGACGGGCGCTTAGCCAGCCTAGGCCAGGTACATGAGGGACTGTTGAACGAGTTGCTAGGCCACCCATTCTTCGCGGCCACGCTGCCTAAAACCACCGGCCCGGAGCTATTTGGCCCCGCTTATCTGCAACAGGCGCAGGAACGCACCGGCACCACTGGCCTAGGGCTGGAAGATACGCTGGCGACTCTCACGGAGCTGAGCGCCCACGGGGTAGCGCAGGCAGCCAAGCAAGTGTTTGGCTCTAAGCCCGCGCTGGCCGTGTATGCCAGTGGAGGCGGTGCCCATAACCCGGCATTACAGTCAGCCTTGCGGCGGCATCTCCCAGCCTGCCGATTTGCTACTACCGACGTGCTGGGCGTGCTGCCCGATGCCAAGGAGGCCATTCTGTTTGCGCTGCTAGCCAATGAAGCTGTAGCCGGCCAGCCCGTGAGTATAGGTGCCGGTCGGCAACGGGTGCCGGCCGTGAGTATGGGCAAAATTTCTTTTCCTGGATAA
- a CDS encoding SusC/RagA family TonB-linked outer membrane protein, whose translation MLPAAAQNTRYTIRGRVLDARSEPLPGATVRLLNTVLGASSDVEGRFEVTSSLAPGNYQLEISSVGYSPVRRRVTLGTETTVTVPDVTLNEDLVQLNDIVVTGTSVATSKKQLGNTIATVSGEQLRTTVPTQIDQALQGKFAGVQITQNSGNPAGGISVRLRGPSTVAGSSDPLYIIDGVIINNDSPQLLDLGGYAQNRLVDISPNDIDRIEVIKGAAAAAIYGSRASNGVVQIFTKRGKEGKPQVTVSSQFLTSQIRKTLDYNQYPFRFTNTIATDLSQVPVQRYDYQKDIFRTAIGTDNYVSVTGGSTGTKYFASGNYFNNQGIVKSTDFNRGGGRLRLQQTLGSKASLSVGTNYSLSQSREVPNGGINEAYGALTGFIFSNNFIDPSPDPITGRYPSTALNIARTNPLEAINRFNFRQRTSRFIGDAQLNLTPFAGFTIDYVLGYDASTQVATGFIPTNSTAPTYTTGLARRADRTSFLVNNDLTFSYKRDFTEWLASTTTAGGTLQYERALSTGIQSINLAPVVEVINGTTVAGEERTERTIQGAFIQQTFGFYNRLFLTAAARVDAASVYGANNRTQFYPKLSGSYVVSEENFWKEGGLARLIPQFKLRASYGEAGNLTAIGSYQRFTNFNPLIQGTLPGLGTSTLQGNNNLKPERQKEFEFGTDLSLLNDRIGIEFSYYNKRVQDLLLQRDLNFSSGFLNRFDNIGNMRNRGVELLVRATAVKSEAVTWNITGTFTHNKNRITNIPGGVVTFPNGFGLVAGVEGYPLGTYYGTYSARNPDGSLLLTPGGLPQRERGVQGTFGAANTPQRAADGQPSGALLNGVLGDPNPRYVASLINEVGLLNGRLSLRVQFDTQQDFDVFNFTQRVGSRDIFGGLAQYEPELRGDVPKGTSVATYNTFDRWIEDGSFIKLREASISYLLKPKFLGMRDLRFSVAGRNLWVITDYSGYDPEVSAAGQSNAVRGFDFVEVPIPRSVSVGFNASF comes from the coding sequence GTGCTGCCAGCCGCAGCGCAGAATACCCGCTACACCATTCGGGGCCGCGTACTGGATGCTCGCTCTGAACCGCTGCCAGGCGCTACGGTGCGCCTGCTCAACACGGTGCTGGGGGCCAGCTCCGATGTAGAGGGCCGCTTTGAGGTGACATCCAGCCTGGCACCCGGCAACTACCAGCTGGAAATCAGCTCGGTGGGCTACAGCCCCGTGCGGCGGAGAGTGACATTAGGCACGGAAACCACCGTCACGGTTCCGGACGTGACCTTGAACGAAGATCTGGTTCAGCTCAATGATATCGTAGTGACGGGCACTTCTGTGGCCACCAGCAAGAAGCAGCTCGGCAATACCATTGCCACCGTTTCGGGAGAACAACTACGCACGACGGTGCCCACCCAGATTGATCAGGCGTTGCAGGGTAAGTTTGCGGGAGTGCAGATTACCCAGAACTCGGGAAATCCGGCCGGCGGCATTTCGGTGCGCCTGCGTGGGCCTAGCACCGTGGCGGGCTCCTCCGACCCACTCTACATAATCGACGGGGTTATCATTAACAACGACTCGCCTCAGCTGCTCGACTTGGGCGGCTACGCCCAAAACCGCCTCGTTGATATCAGCCCCAACGATATTGACCGGATTGAGGTGATTAAGGGGGCGGCAGCGGCGGCTATCTATGGGTCGCGGGCATCCAACGGGGTAGTGCAGATTTTCACGAAGCGCGGCAAGGAAGGTAAGCCTCAGGTCACGGTATCGTCGCAGTTCTTGACCTCCCAAATCCGTAAAACCCTAGACTACAACCAGTATCCCTTCCGCTTCACCAACACGATTGCCACTGATTTGAGCCAAGTGCCGGTGCAGCGCTACGACTACCAAAAGGATATTTTCCGCACCGCAATCGGCACGGATAACTACGTATCGGTGACGGGCGGCAGTACGGGCACTAAGTATTTTGCCTCTGGCAACTATTTCAATAACCAGGGTATTGTCAAGAGCACCGATTTCAACCGCGGGGGCGGCCGGCTGCGGCTACAGCAAACGCTAGGCTCGAAAGCCAGCCTGAGCGTAGGTACCAACTATTCGCTGAGCCAAAGCCGGGAAGTGCCGAACGGCGGCATCAATGAGGCCTATGGCGCCCTCACGGGCTTTATCTTCTCTAACAACTTCATTGACCCCAGCCCCGACCCCATTACCGGCCGCTACCCCAGCACCGCGCTGAACATTGCGCGCACGAACCCCCTAGAGGCCATCAACCGCTTCAACTTCCGCCAGCGCACCTCCCGCTTCATCGGCGATGCGCAGCTGAACCTAACGCCCTTCGCCGGCTTCACCATCGACTATGTGCTGGGCTATGACGCCAGCACCCAGGTAGCTACCGGCTTCATCCCGACCAACAGCACGGCGCCGACCTATACCACTGGCCTAGCCCGCCGCGCCGACCGCACCTCCTTCCTTGTCAACAATGACCTGACCTTCAGCTACAAGCGCGATTTTACGGAGTGGCTGGCCAGCACTACCACGGCCGGCGGCACACTGCAGTATGAGCGGGCCCTTTCTACCGGTATTCAGTCCATCAATCTGGCGCCGGTGGTAGAAGTCATCAATGGCACGACAGTAGCCGGGGAAGAGCGCACGGAGCGTACCATTCAGGGCGCCTTTATCCAGCAGACGTTTGGGTTCTATAACCGGCTGTTCCTGACTGCAGCCGCTCGCGTGGATGCCGCCTCGGTGTACGGCGCAAACAACCGCACGCAGTTTTACCCCAAGCTCAGCGGCTCCTACGTGGTATCGGAGGAGAATTTCTGGAAGGAAGGTGGCCTAGCCCGCCTCATTCCGCAGTTCAAGCTGCGCGCTTCCTACGGCGAAGCCGGCAACCTCACGGCCATTGGCTCTTACCAGCGCTTCACCAACTTCAACCCCTTGATTCAGGGGACGCTGCCGGGCCTGGGCACCTCTACCCTGCAAGGCAACAACAACCTGAAGCCGGAGCGCCAGAAAGAGTTTGAATTCGGTACCGATCTGAGTTTGCTCAACGACCGGATAGGCATTGAGTTTTCTTACTATAATAAGCGGGTGCAGGACCTGCTGCTGCAGCGCGACCTGAACTTCAGCTCGGGCTTTCTCAACCGTTTCGATAATATTGGCAACATGCGCAACCGGGGCGTAGAACTGCTGGTGCGCGCTACGGCCGTAAAATCGGAGGCCGTTACCTGGAACATTACGGGCACGTTTACGCATAATAAGAACCGCATCACCAACATTCCAGGCGGGGTCGTGACTTTCCCCAACGGGTTCGGACTGGTGGCGGGAGTTGAGGGTTATCCGCTGGGCACTTACTACGGCACTTACTCGGCCCGCAACCCCGATGGGTCTCTGTTGCTCACACCGGGCGGCCTACCCCAGCGCGAACGAGGCGTACAAGGCACCTTCGGGGCCGCCAACACGCCGCAGCGGGCCGCCGATGGCCAGCCCTCGGGCGCGCTACTGAACGGCGTGCTCGGCGACCCGAACCCGCGCTACGTGGCCTCGCTCATCAACGAGGTGGGCTTGCTCAATGGCCGCCTTTCCTTACGGGTGCAGTTTGATACCCAGCAGGATTTCGACGTGTTCAACTTCACCCAGCGCGTGGGCAGCCGTGATATTTTCGGAGGCCTAGCTCAGTATGAGCCAGAGCTGCGCGGCGACGTACCGAAGGGTACCAGCGTGGCCACTTACAACACCTTCGATCGGTGGATTGAAGATGGTTCTTTCATCAAGCTGCGTGAAGCCTCCATCAGTTACCTGCTCAAGCCCAAATTTCTGGGCATGCGGGACCTGCGCTTTTCCGTGGCCGGCCGCAACCTGTGGGTGATTACCGACTACAGCGGCTACGACCCCGAAGTAAGTGCCGCCGGCCAGAGCAATGCCGTACGTGGCTTTGACTTCGTGGAGGTGCCCATCCCCCGCTCCGTGTCGGTGGGCTTCAACGCGTCGTTTTAA
- a CDS encoding RagB/SusD family nutrient uptake outer membrane protein has product MRHFLPRPRRLLAALLLGGLLLGTAACDLELANPNAATDAQTLTTREGLFALSVGLRQIYSTAALEPIILTTGTTSREVKGITTFFNITELEQGGAQLSPSNANTSALFARNYRVVLIADQLIAAAPIVFSADAAARSGVLSHAYLFKAAALAGVALGFEQGPLSAEAAPTFVPRQQLLQEAIRLLDLAAQELATTPPSAEFNTQVIGPDFNLPNTVQAYRARFNLMAGNYTAALAAANLVNLTVRSAFTYSTQNPNPVYQFTILPGTNFRPRDRFGLPASLVESGDGRLAFYLTGPVVADNNNGSTDNIRSLAGFFTSQTSPIPAYLPDEMRLIRAEANLRAATPNIAAALTDINAVRTQTTGDPFGVYAALPAYSGPQTVDALLLEVYKQRSAELFLSGLRLDDSRRFGRPAPPTTLTERTRNFYPYPQQERVNNPNTPADPAI; this is encoded by the coding sequence ATGCGTCACTTTCTACCTAGGCCACGTCGCCTGCTGGCCGCCTTACTGCTCGGAGGGCTGCTGCTGGGCACCGCTGCTTGCGACCTAGAACTTGCTAACCCTAACGCTGCCACCGACGCGCAAACGCTCACCACGCGTGAAGGTCTTTTTGCCTTGAGTGTAGGCCTACGCCAAATTTACTCTACGGCAGCCCTGGAGCCCATCATCCTGACTACTGGCACCACCAGCCGGGAGGTAAAAGGCATTACCACTTTTTTCAATATCACCGAGTTGGAGCAAGGTGGGGCGCAGCTTTCCCCCAGCAACGCGAATACCTCGGCCCTGTTCGCTCGCAATTACCGGGTTGTGCTCATTGCAGACCAACTGATTGCGGCCGCTCCCATAGTATTTTCGGCTGATGCTGCGGCCCGCAGCGGTGTACTGTCCCATGCCTACTTGTTTAAAGCGGCGGCCCTGGCCGGCGTGGCACTGGGCTTTGAGCAGGGGCCGCTAAGCGCCGAAGCAGCGCCCACATTTGTGCCGCGGCAACAGCTTTTGCAGGAAGCTATTCGCCTGCTTGATTTGGCGGCCCAGGAGTTGGCCACTACCCCACCTTCTGCAGAATTTAACACGCAGGTAATAGGGCCCGATTTTAACCTACCGAATACGGTACAGGCCTACAGGGCCCGCTTCAACCTGATGGCCGGCAACTACACAGCTGCCTTGGCTGCTGCCAACCTGGTGAACCTGACAGTGCGTTCGGCTTTCACTTATTCCACGCAAAACCCAAATCCGGTCTACCAGTTCACTATTCTGCCCGGCACCAACTTCCGCCCCCGCGACCGGTTTGGCCTGCCTGCTAGCCTCGTAGAGTCCGGCGACGGCCGCTTGGCGTTTTACCTGACTGGCCCCGTAGTAGCAGACAACAACAACGGTAGCACAGATAACATCCGCAGCCTCGCTGGCTTCTTCACCAGCCAGACCAGCCCCATTCCAGCCTACCTGCCCGACGAAATGCGCCTGATTCGGGCAGAGGCGAACCTGCGGGCCGCTACGCCCAATATTGCGGCAGCCCTCACCGACATCAATGCCGTGCGCACCCAAACTACCGGCGACCCATTTGGCGTGTATGCTGCCCTACCCGCTTATTCGGGCCCGCAAACGGTAGATGCCCTGCTGCTGGAAGTGTACAAGCAACGGAGCGCCGAGCTGTTCCTGAGTGGCCTACGCCTGGACGACAGCCGCCGCTTTGGCCGGCCGGCCCCACCGACTACGCTCACTGAGCGCACCCGCAATTTCTACCCATATCCGCAGCAAGAGCGCGTCAACAACCCCAATACGCCAGCTGACCCTGCCATCTAA
- a CDS encoding FtsB family cell division protein has translation MSFSDAFSRVPRFLRSFYFLAGLGFLVWMFVFDANDFVKQYDMYAKWQELRTDKEYYLREIDKVKKDRAELLSSPELLEKFAREKYIMKRPGEDVFVLVPQEKQD, from the coding sequence ATGAGCTTCTCCGATGCATTCAGCCGGGTGCCGCGCTTTCTGCGCAGCTTCTACTTCCTGGCCGGTCTGGGTTTTCTGGTCTGGATGTTCGTGTTCGATGCCAACGACTTCGTGAAGCAGTACGACATGTACGCCAAATGGCAGGAGCTACGCACGGACAAGGAGTACTACCTGCGCGAAATCGACAAGGTGAAAAAAGACCGGGCGGAACTGCTCAGCAGCCCGGAACTTCTGGAAAAGTTTGCCCGGGAAAAGTACATTATGAAGCGCCCTGGCGAAGACGTATTCGTGCTGGTGCCACAGGAAAAGCAAGACTAG
- the eno gene encoding phosphopyruvate hydratase, which yields MSIITEIHARQIFDSRGNPTIEVDVTTESGTVGRAAVPSGASTGKHEAVELRDDDKSKYMGKGVLKAVENVNSKIAEELIGFSVFEQGLLDKIMLEMDGTPNKANLGANAILGASLAIARAAAAEAGMPLYRYVGGVNATTLPVPMMNILNGGSHADNSIDFQEFMIMPVGAPSFSEALRWGTEIFHHLKNVLKKQGLSTNVGDEGGFAPNIKSNEDAIKIVIQAIETAGYKPGDDVMIAMDAAASEFYSDGHYHFKKSTGDKLTSSEMVAYWTDWTKKYPIVSIEDGMDEDDWSGWKDLTNSIGSTTQLVGDDLFVTNVNRLQRGIDEQIANAILIKVNQIGTLSETIDAINLGRRNGYKSIMSHRSGETEDNTIADLAVALNTGQIKTGSASRSDRMSKYNQLLRIEEELGEVAYFPGRKM from the coding sequence ATGAGCATTATCACCGAAATCCACGCCCGGCAGATTTTCGATTCGCGCGGTAACCCAACCATTGAGGTGGACGTGACCACTGAAAGCGGCACCGTAGGCCGTGCTGCTGTACCCTCTGGAGCTTCTACTGGCAAACATGAAGCCGTAGAGCTGCGCGACGACGATAAGTCGAAGTACATGGGCAAAGGGGTGCTGAAGGCTGTGGAAAACGTGAACAGCAAAATTGCTGAAGAGCTAATCGGATTCTCGGTGTTTGAGCAAGGCTTGCTCGACAAAATCATGCTGGAGATGGACGGTACGCCCAATAAGGCGAACCTGGGCGCTAACGCCATTCTAGGTGCTTCGTTGGCTATTGCCCGTGCTGCTGCCGCTGAGGCTGGCATGCCGCTGTACCGCTACGTGGGCGGCGTAAATGCTACCACGCTGCCCGTTCCGATGATGAACATCCTAAATGGTGGCTCACACGCTGACAACAGCATCGACTTCCAGGAGTTCATGATTATGCCGGTGGGTGCTCCATCGTTCTCGGAGGCGCTGCGCTGGGGTACCGAAATCTTCCATCACCTCAAAAATGTGCTCAAGAAGCAAGGCCTAAGCACGAACGTGGGCGATGAAGGCGGTTTCGCTCCGAACATCAAATCCAACGAAGACGCTATTAAGATTGTCATCCAGGCCATTGAAACGGCTGGCTACAAGCCCGGCGACGACGTGATGATTGCCATGGATGCAGCGGCGTCTGAGTTCTACTCTGATGGGCATTACCACTTCAAGAAGAGCACCGGCGACAAGCTGACGTCATCGGAGATGGTGGCCTACTGGACCGACTGGACCAAGAAGTACCCCATCGTGAGCATCGAAGATGGCATGGACGAGGACGACTGGAGCGGCTGGAAAGACCTCACCAACAGCATCGGCTCGACTACGCAACTGGTAGGCGACGACCTGTTTGTGACCAACGTAAACCGCCTGCAGCGGGGCATTGATGAGCAGATTGCCAACGCCATCCTCATCAAAGTAAACCAGATCGGTACGCTGTCGGAAACTATCGACGCCATCAACCTGGGCCGTCGCAACGGCTACAAGAGCATCATGAGTCACCGCTCGGGTGAGACTGAAGACAACACTATTGCTGACCTGGCAGTAGCGCTGAACACGGGCCAGATCAAGACAGGCTCGGCTTCGCGTTCTGACCGGATGTCGAAGTACAACCAACTCCTCCGCATTGAGGAGGAACTGGGTGAAGTGGCCTACTTCCCAGGCCGCAAAATGTAA
- the rplQ gene encoding 50S ribosomal protein L17 — MRHGKTINHLGRTASHRNAMLSNMASSLIMHKRVTTTVAKAKALRKFVEPLLTKAKSDTTHSRRLVFSVLENKETLKELFGTVSAKIGTRPGGYTRIIKLSATRLGDNAEMCIIELVDFNETLLETKTAGEAKATTTRRSRSKKKADAPAGEAVAPAAVVETAAPADTATTTVKEGETRDEAKADEEAAS, encoded by the coding sequence ATGCGTCACGGTAAAACCATCAACCACCTCGGCCGCACGGCCTCGCACCGCAATGCCATGCTTTCGAACATGGCTTCTTCGCTGATCATGCACAAGCGCGTGACCACGACGGTTGCTAAAGCTAAAGCTCTGCGCAAGTTCGTTGAGCCCCTGCTGACCAAAGCCAAGAGCGATACTACGCATTCACGTCGTCTTGTTTTCTCAGTTCTGGAGAACAAAGAGACCCTGAAAGAGCTGTTCGGCACGGTATCCGCTAAAATCGGTACCCGTCCCGGTGGCTATACCCGCATCATCAAGCTGAGCGCTACCCGTCTGGGTGACAACGCTGAGATGTGCATCATCGAGCTAGTAGACTTCAACGAGACGTTGTTGGAGACTAAGACTGCTGGTGAAGCTAAGGCTACCACTACGCGTCGTTCGCGCAGCAAGAAAAAGGCTGATGCTCCTGCTGGCGAAGCGGTAGCTCCGGCTGCTGTAGTTGAAACTGCTGCTCCCGCTGATACTGCTACCACTACGGTAAAAGAAGGCGAGACTCGCGACGAAGCTAAAGCTGACGAGGAAGCTGCTTCGTAA
- a CDS encoding DNA-directed RNA polymerase subunit alpha yields MSILAFQMPEKVVMEKSDDFYGTFEFKPLEKGYGVTIGNALRRILLSSLEGYAITSVRTSSVLHEFMTIEGVIEDMSEIILNLKQVRFKKVSDAIEDKITVRIKGQDTFTAGEINKFTNGFQVLNPDLVICNIDPNIELEFEFTVQKGRGYVPAEENKPADQIFGQIAIDAIFTPIKNVKYSIENTRVEQKTDYEKLLIEIHTDGSIHPEDALKGAANILIQHFMLFSDSTMTFETAKAEEEETVDEETLHMRKVLKTPLADMDLSVRAYNCLKAADIKTLGDLVQLDMADMMKFRNFGKKSLTELENLVEEKGLTFGMDLGKYKLDEE; encoded by the coding sequence ATGTCAATCTTAGCTTTTCAAATGCCGGAGAAGGTCGTGATGGAGAAATCTGACGACTTCTACGGAACGTTTGAATTTAAACCGCTGGAGAAAGGCTACGGCGTCACGATCGGCAACGCTTTGCGCCGCATCCTGCTGTCGTCGCTAGAGGGCTACGCCATCACGTCGGTCCGCACCAGCAGCGTTCTGCATGAGTTCATGACCATCGAAGGGGTGATTGAGGATATGTCCGAGATCATTCTGAACTTGAAGCAAGTGCGCTTCAAGAAGGTCAGCGACGCCATTGAGGACAAAATCACGGTTCGTATCAAGGGCCAGGATACATTCACGGCGGGTGAAATCAACAAGTTCACCAATGGTTTCCAGGTGCTTAACCCGGACTTGGTAATTTGTAACATTGACCCCAATATCGAACTCGAGTTTGAGTTTACGGTACAGAAAGGTCGTGGCTACGTTCCTGCCGAGGAAAACAAGCCTGCTGACCAGATCTTCGGTCAGATTGCTATCGATGCCATCTTTACGCCTATCAAAAACGTAAAGTATAGCATCGAGAATACTCGCGTGGAGCAAAAGACTGACTATGAGAAGCTCTTGATCGAGATTCACACAGACGGTTCTATCCACCCAGAGGATGCGCTGAAAGGTGCGGCCAACATTCTCATTCAGCACTTCATGCTGTTCTCGGACAGCACGATGACCTTCGAAACAGCAAAAGCTGAAGAAGAAGAGACGGTGGATGAAGAGACGCTGCACATGCGTAAAGTTCTGAAGACGCCACTGGCGGACATGGACTTGAGCGTACGCGCTTACAACTGCCTCAAGGCCGCTGACATCAAGACGCTCGGCGACCTTGTGCAGCTGGACATGGCGGACATGATGAAGTTCCGCAACTTCGGTAAGAAGTCGCTGACTGAGCTGGAAAACCTCGTAGAGGAGAAAGGCCTAACCTTCGGCATGGACCTGGGCAAGTACAAGCTCGACGAAGAATAG
- the rpsD gene encoding 30S ribosomal protein S4 yields MARYTGPKTKIARRFNEPIFGPSKALTKKAYPPGQHGRGRRKKQSEYAVQLMEKQKVKYMYGVLEKQFENLFHKAATMPGITGDNLLALLEARLDNTVYRLGIAPTRRAARQLVLHKHITVNGEVVNIASYKLRAGDVVAVREKSKSLEAIVTSLSARNARAFSWLEWDGKDMVGKFLNAPSRDLIPEKITEQLIVELYSK; encoded by the coding sequence ATGGCACGTTATACTGGTCCTAAAACCAAGATTGCCCGTCGCTTCAATGAGCCGATCTTCGGCCCAAGCAAGGCACTCACCAAGAAAGCATACCCCCCCGGCCAACATGGTCGTGGCCGTCGTAAGAAACAGAGCGAGTACGCTGTCCAGTTGATGGAGAAGCAGAAAGTGAAGTACATGTATGGCGTCCTGGAAAAGCAGTTTGAGAACCTGTTCCACAAAGCTGCTACCATGCCTGGCATCACCGGCGATAACCTGCTGGCTTTGCTGGAGGCTCGTCTGGACAACACGGTATACCGTTTGGGCATTGCTCCAACACGCCGTGCTGCTCGTCAGCTCGTTCTGCACAAGCACATCACCGTTAACGGCGAGGTAGTAAACATTGCTTCGTACAAACTCCGTGCTGGCGACGTTGTTGCCGTTCGTGAGAAGTCGAAGTCGTTGGAGGCTATCGTTACCAGCCTAAGCGCCCGCAATGCCCGTGCTTTCTCGTGGCTGGAGTGGGACGGCAAGGATATGGTGGGCAAGTTCCTCAACGCCCCCTCGCGTGACCTGATTCCGGAGAAAATCACGGAGCAGCTCATCGTCGAGCTTTACTCGAAGTAA
- the rpsK gene encoding 30S ribosomal protein S11 codes for MAQKRKDKAKKRVVVVEPVGQVHIKASFNNIIISITNNNGQVISWASAGKMGFRGSKKNTPYAAQMAATDCGKVAHDLGMRKAEVFVKGPGAGRESAIRTLGNVGIEVTTIKDVTPLPHNGCRPPKRRRV; via the coding sequence ATGGCACAAAAAAGAAAAGACAAAGCCAAGAAGCGCGTTGTCGTTGTTGAGCCAGTAGGCCAGGTTCACATCAAGGCCTCGTTCAACAACATCATCATCTCCATTACCAACAACAATGGTCAGGTAATCTCCTGGGCTTCGGCTGGTAAGATGGGATTCCGGGGTTCTAAGAAGAACACCCCCTATGCAGCTCAAATGGCTGCTACGGACTGCGGCAAAGTAGCTCATGATTTGGGCATGCGTAAAGCCGAGGTATTCGTGAAGGGTCCGGGCGCAGGCCGTGAGTCGGCTATTCGTACGCTGGGTAACGTGGGTATTGAGGTAACGACCATCAAGGACGTGACGCCGCTGCCCCACAATGGCTGCCGTCCTCCCAAACGTCGTCGCGTTTAG
- the rpsM gene encoding 30S ribosomal protein S13, with protein sequence MARIAGVDIPDNKRGEIALTYIFGIGRPSAQQILTKAGVDLNKKVKDWTEAEAGEIRSVIAAEFKTEGVLRSEVQLNIKRLMDIGCYRGLRHRKGLPVRGQRTKNNSRTRKGKRKTVAGKKKATK encoded by the coding sequence ATGGCTCGTATTGCAGGGGTAGACATCCCAGACAACAAGCGCGGTGAAATCGCGCTGACCTACATTTTCGGCATCGGTCGTCCTTCGGCCCAGCAGATCCTAACGAAAGCAGGTGTAGACCTGAATAAGAAGGTGAAAGACTGGACAGAAGCAGAGGCTGGTGAAATCCGTAGCGTAATTGCTGCTGAATTCAAAACCGAAGGTGTGCTGCGCTCAGAAGTGCAGCTGAACATTAAGCGCCTGATGGACATCGGTTGCTACCGTGGTCTGCGTCATCGCAAAGGTCTGCCAGTTCGTGGTCAGCGTACCAAGAACAACTCGCGTACCCGTAAGGGCAAGCGTAAGACCGTTGCTGGCAAGAAGAAGGCTACTAAATAA
- the rpmJ gene encoding 50S ribosomal protein L36, with protein sequence MKVKTSVKKRSVDCKLVRRNGKLYVINKKNPRYKQRQG encoded by the coding sequence ATGAAAGTCAAAACCTCGGTTAAGAAGCGTAGTGTTGACTGCAAGCTGGTCCGCCGCAACGGCAAGCTCTACGTTATCAACAAAAAGAACCCTCGCTACAAACAGCGTCAGGGCTAG
- the infA gene encoding translation initiation factor IF-1, which translates to MAKQTSIEQDGVILEALSNAMFRVELENGHQLIAHISGKMRMHYIKILPGDKVKLEMSPYDLSKGRIVYRYK; encoded by the coding sequence ATGGCCAAACAAACTTCCATTGAGCAGGACGGTGTCATCCTGGAAGCCCTTTCCAACGCCATGTTCCGAGTGGAACTGGAAAACGGTCACCAGTTGATTGCCCACATTTCGGGTAAGATGCGGATGCACTATATTAAAATTCTGCCGGGAGATAAGGTTAAGTTGGAAATGTCGCCCTACGATCTGTCGAAGGGCCGAATTGTGTACCGTTACAAATAA